In Paenibacillus sp. BIC5C1, a genomic segment contains:
- a CDS encoding MFS transporter has protein sequence MLQDSKRSTWALLALAISAFAIGTTEFISVGLLPLIADDLGISVTTAGLTVTLYALGVTFGAPILTSLTSTVSRKTLLLAIMVVFIAGNTMAALSSGITMLLIARIVSALAHGVFMSIGSTIAADLVPANRRASAIAIMFSGLTIATVTGVPLGTLIGQNWGWRAAFILIVVVGVVAFIGNMLLVPSTLQRGTRTAFREQLKLVTGGRLLLAFAITAVGYGGTFVVFTYLSPLLHDISGYSEKTVAGILLLYGIAIAIGNIIGGKAANRNPLRALFYMFIIQTVILGILYFTVPFKLAALLTILGMGLLAFMNVPGLQMYVVTLAERYAPQAKDVASAFNIAAFNAGIAIGAYLGGVITDSIGLIHTTWVGAIMVLAAVLLTGWARVLDRKDPYSPSEM, from the coding sequence ATGCTACAAGATTCAAAACGCAGTACCTGGGCACTGCTGGCGCTGGCAATCAGTGCGTTTGCCATCGGCACCACTGAATTTATCAGCGTTGGACTGCTGCCCCTTATTGCAGATGACCTGGGCATTTCCGTAACGACAGCGGGACTGACCGTTACTTTATATGCATTAGGCGTAACCTTCGGGGCACCAATTCTGACCTCATTAACGTCAACGGTGTCACGCAAGACGCTGCTGCTTGCCATTATGGTTGTTTTTATCGCTGGTAACACCATGGCGGCGCTCTCGAGTGGAATTACCATGCTGCTCATTGCTCGAATTGTCTCCGCTCTGGCACACGGCGTATTCATGTCCATTGGTTCCACCATTGCGGCAGACCTGGTTCCTGCAAACCGCCGGGCGAGCGCCATTGCCATCATGTTCTCTGGCTTGACCATTGCTACCGTAACCGGTGTACCGCTGGGTACACTCATCGGTCAAAACTGGGGCTGGCGCGCAGCTTTCATTCTTATCGTTGTCGTAGGTGTTGTGGCCTTCATTGGCAACATGCTTCTCGTCCCATCCACGTTGCAACGTGGAACGCGAACTGCATTCCGAGAACAACTGAAGCTGGTGACAGGCGGACGGTTGCTGCTGGCTTTTGCCATTACCGCTGTGGGATATGGGGGAACGTTTGTGGTATTCACTTACCTGTCCCCACTATTGCATGATATCAGCGGATATTCCGAGAAAACGGTCGCGGGAATTCTGCTGCTGTACGGAATCGCCATTGCTATCGGTAATATTATTGGAGGGAAAGCCGCCAACCGCAATCCACTCCGAGCACTCTTCTATATGTTTATCATTCAGACCGTCATTCTGGGCATACTGTATTTCACCGTTCCATTTAAGCTGGCAGCATTACTCACCATACTCGGCATGGGTCTGCTTGCCTTCATGAATGTGCCAGGGCTTCAGATGTACGTCGTAACACTCGCAGAACGATATGCTCCACAAGCCAAAGACGTCGCCTCCGCCTTCAACATCGCAGCCTTTAACGCAGGTATCGCAATCGGGGCATATTTGGGCGGTGTAATCACGGACTCCATCGGTCTAATTCATACCACATGGGTTGGTGCAATTATGGTTCTTGCCGCTGTTCTTCTGACTGGCTGGGCAAGAGTGCTTGATCGTAAAGATCCCTATTCTCCTTCTGAGATGTAA
- a CDS encoding aldo/keto reductase, protein MTAQHLQSTVALNNGVHMPWFGLGVFQVEEGSELIEAVKQAIAHGYRSIDTAAIYGNESGVGQAIAEALKENNLKREELFITSKVWNADLGYEETLAAFDVTLNKLGLEYLDLYLIHWPKAGKYKGAWKAMEELYKAGRIKAIGVSNFQIHHLEDLLQDAEVRPAINQVEYHPRLTQAPLKAFCEKNGIQLEAWSPLMQGQLLDNPVLTEIATAKGKSVAQVILRWDLQNGVITIPKSTKEKRIVENSSIFDFELSNDEMERIRALNEDVRVGPDPDNFDF, encoded by the coding sequence ATGACAGCACAACATTTACAATCTACAGTAGCTTTAAATAACGGCGTTCATATGCCTTGGTTCGGACTTGGTGTATTTCAGGTAGAAGAAGGATCTGAATTAATCGAGGCCGTCAAACAAGCGATTGCTCACGGTTACCGCAGCATTGATACAGCCGCTATTTATGGCAACGAATCCGGTGTAGGACAAGCCATTGCCGAGGCATTGAAAGAGAATAATCTGAAACGTGAAGAACTGTTCATTACGTCCAAAGTGTGGAATGCAGACCTCGGATACGAGGAAACTCTTGCTGCTTTTGATGTCACGCTGAACAAACTGGGACTGGAATATCTGGACCTGTATCTGATTCACTGGCCAAAAGCAGGCAAATATAAAGGCGCATGGAAAGCGATGGAGGAGCTGTACAAAGCAGGTCGAATTAAAGCCATTGGCGTCAGCAACTTCCAGATTCATCACCTTGAAGATCTGTTGCAGGATGCTGAAGTGAGGCCAGCAATTAATCAGGTGGAGTACCACCCTCGTCTGACTCAAGCTCCGCTCAAAGCATTCTGTGAGAAAAACGGAATTCAATTGGAGGCTTGGTCCCCGTTGATGCAGGGTCAACTTCTGGATAATCCGGTTCTGACCGAGATTGCCACTGCGAAAGGTAAATCGGTAGCACAAGTCATCCTGCGCTGGGACTTGCAGAACGGTGTCATCACCATTCCGAAGTCTACGAAGGAAAAACGTATCGTCGAGAACTCTTCCATCTTCGACTTTGAATTGTCCAATGATGAGATGGAGCGTATTAGGGCTCTGAACGAAGATGTTCGCGTTGGACCTGATCCTGACAACTTTGATTTCTAA